The following are encoded in a window of Oncorhynchus masou masou isolate Uvic2021 chromosome 17, UVic_Omas_1.1, whole genome shotgun sequence genomic DNA:
- the LOC135558206 gene encoding uncharacterized protein LOC135558206, whose product MNIENNLLLCALVIFTSSSETKGQSTSLPPVTPGAFQHEGVSTASPVLPLVKEDEEEPEPSLAKQTSPDQVNGAPTKPAFIDSDRLLQSESVTHAGDWDDMALTNQMTTSLPAPAHTVNTVTATQDNATLADSSSSSSPVKNTSPAGLPSTLGDTTYPVPAGGHLTTSTPPVLDTTPPPSHVLTPIQSSIQPSTPALTPAPTQTLTTEHTKTSAPVHIPAGPPHQEVPSELTVGDEDKGPHLHSPLDPLLASLVSIFIITTAIVSVVLFLKFRQRTDHPDFHRLQDLPMDDLMEGTPLSRYTYTY is encoded by the exons ATGAATATTGAAAATAATCTACTGCTTTGTGCCTTGGTGATCTTTACCAGTTCATCGGAGACAAAGG GTCAGAGCACTTCTTTGCCCCCTGTCACCCCAGGCGCCTTCCAGCATGAGGGCGTGTCCACTGCATCCCCAGTCCTCCCATTGGTCAAAGAAGATGAGGAGGAGCCAGAGCCAAGTCTTGCCAAACAGACCTCTCCAGACCAAGTGAATGGAGCCCCAACCAAACCAGCTTTTATTGACAGCGACAGGCTGCTTCAATCAGAGTCTGTTACACATGCTGGTGACTGGGATGACATGGCTCTGACCAATCAGATGACCACGtctctgcctgcacctgcacacacagtcaacaccgTTACCGCCACCCAAGACAACGCCACTCTCGCAG AcagctcctcctcctcgtcccctGTAAAGAACACCTCCCCTGCAGGACTGCCCTCTACCCTAGGGGACACAACATACCCTGTCCCTGCTGGAGGCCACCTCACCACCTCTACTCCTCCTGTTTTAGATACCACCCCACCTCCATCCCATGTTTTAACACCGATCCAGTCCTCTATCCAACCCAGCACCCCAGCACTGACCCCTGCTCCAACCCAAACCCTCACCACGGAGCACACCAAGACCTCCGCCCCAGTACATATCCCTGCCGGCCCGCCTCACCAGGAGGTTCCATCAGAGCTCACCGTTGGAGATGAGG ACAAAGGGCCACACCTCCACTCTCCTCTGGACCCTTTGCTGGCTAGCCTGGTCTCTATCTTTATCATCACCACAGCCATCGTCTCTGTTGTCCTCTTCCTCAAATTCCGCCAACGGACCGATCACCCTGACTTCCACCGGCTGCAGGATCTACCCATG GATGACTTGATGGAAGGCACACCACTTTCCAGATACACTTACACCTACTGA